One genomic window of Pseudomonadales bacterium includes the following:
- a CDS encoding outer membrane protein assembly factor BamD, with amino-acid sequence MRFITVLLLSTSLFMTGCSWLGFGDGEEKTPETEGYTEKDFYNVIQKNLSARNWSDAVQNLEALEAQFPFGDYADQAQLELIYVHYKLSDHEAAIAAADRFIRLHPQHPNVDYAYYLKGLSHYAQDKGFFSQLLPTDDTKRDPGAARSSFAAFSELLAKYPESPYAPDARKRMVHLRNWLARQEIHVANYYFVRGSYLAAANRGRYVVENFQMTPAVPDGLAVMAQAYYLLGLKDLSSDAAQTLASNYPDHPALDKNGNFQYRTDVSGEQRTWLNKVTFGFYDSTEPPGYDSRHIYNSAFQGTEDTSEKNNPNKKSWFHWMTFGLFN; translated from the coding sequence ATGCGATTTATTACCGTTTTGCTGTTAAGCACGTCATTGTTCATGACCGGCTGCTCCTGGCTGGGTTTTGGTGATGGAGAAGAAAAAACTCCTGAGACAGAAGGCTACACTGAAAAAGACTTTTACAACGTCATCCAGAAAAACCTCAGCGCCCGCAACTGGAGTGACGCCGTTCAAAATCTTGAAGCGCTGGAAGCGCAATTCCCGTTCGGGGATTACGCAGACCAGGCTCAACTGGAGCTGATCTACGTCCACTATAAGTTATCCGATCATGAAGCTGCCATTGCCGCTGCCGACCGTTTTATTCGGCTCCACCCGCAACACCCTAATGTGGACTATGCTTATTACCTGAAGGGGCTGTCTCACTACGCACAAGATAAGGGCTTTTTTAGCCAGCTACTGCCAACGGATGATACCAAGCGAGACCCCGGCGCAGCGCGCAGCTCTTTTGCAGCATTCAGCGAACTACTGGCGAAATACCCGGAGAGTCCCTACGCGCCAGATGCCCGCAAGCGCATGGTCCATCTGCGTAACTGGCTGGCACGCCAGGAAATTCATGTCGCCAATTATTACTTTGTTCGCGGCTCCTACCTCGCTGCGGCCAACAGGGGCCGTTATGTGGTTGAGAATTTCCAAATGACACCGGCTGTTCCTGATGGCCTGGCAGTTATGGCCCAAGCCTACTATTTACTGGGCCTAAAAGACCTGTCAAGCGATGCGGCTCAAACCCTTGCAAGCAATTATCCCGACCACCCCGCACTGGATAAAAACGGTAATTTCCAATATCGCACAGACGTTAGCGGTGAACAGCGCACCTGGCTGAACAAAGTGACGTTCGGCTTTTATGACAGTACTGAACCACCGGGGTACGACAGCCGCCACATTTATAACAGCGCCTTCCAGGGAACAGAAGACACCAGCGAGAAAAACAATCCAAACAAGAAATCCTGGTTCCACTGGATGACCTTCGGGCTATTCAATTAA
- the nadE gene encoding ammonia-dependent NAD(+) synthetase: protein MKHADARQADIIREMRVLPTIDPAFEARRRTDFIKQTLLNSGSHSLVLGISGGIDSCTCGRLAQLAVNELNHEQKTEAYRFVAVRLPYSVQADEDDAQASLNFIQPGIHTVVNVQPGTDGIHSEALKALENVNLLPDAHYAIDYAKGNVKARARMVAQYEIAGLLGGLVLGTDHSAENITGFFTKWGDGACDLAPLFGLSKRQVRRLAAYLGAPETIINKTPTADLECHSPQKPDEDALGVSYDQLDDFLEGKPVADDVAKKIINIYLRTQHKRLPIPTIYDQSSL, encoded by the coding sequence ATGAAACACGCGGACGCCAGACAGGCTGACATCATCAGGGAAATGCGGGTATTACCAACCATAGATCCGGCATTCGAAGCCCGTCGCAGAACCGACTTCATCAAGCAGACGCTTCTGAATTCAGGGAGCCATTCTTTGGTTCTGGGTATCAGCGGAGGTATCGATTCCTGTACCTGTGGCCGACTCGCCCAACTGGCAGTCAACGAACTCAACCATGAGCAGAAAACAGAAGCCTACCGTTTTGTGGCCGTTCGCCTGCCTTACTCTGTGCAAGCCGATGAAGATGATGCTCAGGCCTCTCTGAATTTCATTCAACCCGGCATCCATACCGTCGTCAATGTGCAACCCGGAACTGACGGTATTCATTCCGAAGCCCTCAAAGCGCTCGAAAACGTCAATCTGCTACCCGATGCTCATTATGCGATCGATTACGCCAAGGGCAATGTCAAGGCGCGCGCCAGAATGGTGGCACAATACGAAATTGCTGGCCTATTAGGTGGGCTGGTACTGGGCACTGATCACTCAGCGGAAAACATTACGGGCTTCTTTACCAAGTGGGGGGATGGGGCTTGTGACCTCGCACCGCTATTTGGCCTGAGCAAACGTCAGGTACGTCGGCTGGCCGCATATCTTGGTGCACCGGAAACGATTATCAACAAAACGCCAACAGCTGATCTGGAGTGCCATTCACCCCAGAAACCCGACGAAGATGCATTGGGAGTCAGTTATGATCAGCTGGACGATTTTCTCGAAGGGAAGCCGGTAGCGGACGATGTTGCCAAAAAAATCATCAACATCTATTTAAGGACCCAGCACAAACGCTTACCCATACCCACTATTTATGATCAAAGCTCGCTATAA